The following proteins are co-located in the Helicobacter acinonychis genome:
- the leuS gene encoding leucine--tRNA ligase, with translation MDFVSIEKKWQEFWHQNESFEPKDDFNLPKKYILSMLPYPSGEIHMGHVRNYTIGDALVRYYRLHHYNVLHPMGFDSFGMPAENAAIKHGIHPKTWTYENIENMQKEFEALGFSFSKNREFATSDPNYTEFEQQFFIDLWEKGLIYRKKAMLNWCPNDKTVLANEQVIEGRCWRCDTEVVQKELYQYYLKITNYAEELLKDLETLKNHWPSQVLLMQKNWIGKSSGLQFRFKIADECLKACNDIQEIEVFTTRADTIYGVTYIAIAPEHPLVEHAIKQVNQEDLKTIKAILNTTPRERTLEKKGAFLGIYAIHPLTKQKIPIWVANFALANYGSGALMGVPACDERDFEFANLYHIPIKVITQSPQNLPHTKEETLKNSGEWSDLPSSVAREKIIAYFEKENLGKRVINYRLQDWGVSRQRYWGAPIPMIHCKNCGIVPETQLPVTLPEDIVIDGEGNPLEKHASWKFTQCPKCHKDALRETDTMDTFIQSSWYFLRYTTPKNQRENQAFDKNYLKYFMPVDTYIGGIEHAILHLLYARFFTKALRDLGYIDLDEPFKQLITQGMVLKDGVKMSKSKGNVVSPKEILKKYGADAARLFILFAAPPAKELEWNDSALEGAHRFIKRLYDKANAINPTTYKPEFKEANLNEAEKLARKKVYEALKKSHEIFNNPESTYAFNTLIASCMEALNALNTQNNERILCEGYFVLLQVLEPMIPHTAWELSERLFKRANFKPITIDESALIEDSMTLALTINGKRRAELKVHINASKEEILALAKKELEKYLENASVKKEIYVPNKLVNFVIA, from the coding sequence ATGGATTTTGTGAGTATAGAAAAAAAATGGCAAGAATTTTGGCACCAAAATGAGAGTTTTGAACCTAAAGACGATTTTAACCTCCCTAAAAAATACATTTTAAGCATGCTGCCTTATCCTAGTGGGGAAATCCACATGGGGCATGTGCGCAATTACACCATTGGCGATGCTTTGGTGCGCTATTATCGTTTGCACCATTACAATGTATTACACCCTATGGGGTTTGATTCTTTTGGGATGCCTGCAGAAAACGCTGCCATTAAGCATGGTATCCACCCTAAAACCTGGACTTATGAAAATATTGAAAACATGCAAAAAGAGTTTGAAGCTCTAGGGTTTTCTTTTTCTAAAAATAGGGAATTTGCCACTTCAGATCCCAATTACACGGAATTTGAACAACAATTTTTCATTGACTTGTGGGAAAAAGGATTGATTTATCGTAAAAAGGCCATGCTCAATTGGTGTCCTAACGATAAAACCGTTTTAGCTAACGAGCAAGTCATAGAGGGGAGGTGCTGGCGTTGCGATACAGAAGTCGTTCAAAAAGAACTCTACCAATATTATTTAAAAATCACAAACTACGCTGAAGAATTGTTAAAAGACTTAGAAACTTTAAAAAATCATTGGCCTTCTCAAGTCTTGCTCATGCAAAAAAATTGGATAGGGAAATCTAGCGGGTTGCAATTTCGTTTTAAAATCGCTGATGAGTGCTTGAAAGCTTGCAATGACATTCAAGAAATTGAAGTCTTTACCACAAGAGCGGATACCATTTATGGCGTAACTTACATTGCAATCGCCCCAGAACACCCTTTAGTAGAGCATGCCATCAAGCAAGTGAATCAAGAGGATTTAAAGACTATTAAAGCGATTTTAAACACGACTCCAAGAGAAAGAACTTTGGAGAAAAAGGGGGCGTTTTTAGGCATTTACGCTATCCACCCTTTAACGAAGCAAAAAATCCCTATTTGGGTGGCCAATTTTGCATTAGCCAATTACGGCTCTGGGGCGTTAATGGGCGTGCCTGCTTGCGATGAAAGGGATTTTGAATTCGCTAATCTTTATCATATCCCTATCAAAGTGATCACTCAAAGCCCTCAAAATTTGCCCCACACCAAAGAAGAAACTTTAAAAAATAGTGGGGAGTGGAGCGACCTTCCTAGCTCAGTGGCTAGAGAAAAAATCATCGCTTATTTTGAAAAAGAAAATCTCGGTAAAAGAGTGATAAACTACCGCTTGCAAGATTGGGGGGTAAGCCGTCAAAGGTATTGGGGAGCGCCCATTCCTATGATTCATTGTAAGAATTGCGGGATCGTGCCTGAAACCCAACTACCGGTAACTTTACCCGAAGATATTGTGATTGATGGGGAGGGCAATCCTTTAGAAAAGCATGCCAGTTGGAAATTCACTCAATGCCCTAAATGCCACAAAGACGCTTTAAGAGAAACAGATACCATGGATACTTTCATTCAGTCTAGCTGGTATTTCTTGCGCTACACCACCCCTAAAAATCAGCGTGAAAATCAAGCGTTTGATAAAAACTACTTGAAGTATTTCATGCCAGTGGATACTTATATTGGTGGCATTGAACATGCGATTTTACACTTATTATACGCGCGCTTTTTCACTAAGGCTTTAAGGGATTTGGGCTATATTGATTTAGATGAGCCTTTCAAACAGCTTATCACTCAAGGCATGGTCTTAAAAGATGGCGTTAAAATGAGCAAGTCTAAAGGCAATGTCGTTAGCCCTAAAGAAATACTCAAAAAATATGGGGCGGATGCGGCAAGGCTTTTTATCCTTTTTGCTGCCCCACCGGCTAAAGAATTGGAATGGAATGACAGTGCTTTAGAGGGGGCACATCGGTTTATCAAGCGCTTATACGACAAAGCGAACGCTATTAACCCAACCACTTATAAGCCTGAATTTAAAGAAGCGAACTTGAATGAAGCGGAAAAATTAGCTCGCAAAAAAGTCTATGAGGCGTTGAAAAAATCGCATGAAATTTTCAATAATCCTGAAAGCACTTACGCGTTTAACACTTTGATCGCAAGTTGCATGGAAGCTTTAAACGCTTTAAATACGCAAAATAATGAGCGAATTTTATGCGAAGGCTATTTTGTGTTATTACAAGTTTTAGAGCCTATGATCCCACACACCGCATGGGAATTGAGCGAAAGGCTTTTTAAAAGAGCGAATTTTAAGCCTATAACAATAGATGAGAGCGCTTTAATAGAAGACTCTATGACTTTAGCACTCACGATCAATGGCAAAAGGCGTGCGGAATTGAAAGTCCATATTAACGCCAGTAAAGAAGAAATTCTCGCTTTGGCTAAAAAAGAATTGGAGAAATATTTAGAAAATGCGAGCGTTAAAAAAGAAATTTATGTGCCTAATAAGCTTGTTAATTTTGTTATCGCATGA
- the mfd gene encoding transcription-repair coupling factor: MIQSILYRALNKGFDCQILACKDFKESELAKEVISYVKPHIKAILFPEFRAKKNDDLRSFFEEFLQLLGALREFYQALEKKQEAIIIAPISALLHPLPKKELLESFKITLLEKYDLKELKDKLFYYGYEILDLVEVEGEASFRGDIVDIYAPNSKAYRLSFFDTECESIKEFDPLTQMSLKEDLLEIEITPTLFSLDEQSYKNLQTKVEQSPLNSFSKDLASFGLWFLDEKAQDLLSVYPSIISPKALEEIQELASLNELDLQRFKSLKILETPQGYEDLEIHARTIESFIALHSHHKITLLAPNKTILDNVLGTLDTSHIQCVIAPFVLNFKTPDKIFISLNSFERKKKHKKSKLALNELNAGEWVVHDDYGVGVFSQLIQHSVLGSKRDFLEIAYLGEDKLLLPVENLHLIARYVAQSDSVPTKDRLGKGSFLKLKAKVRTKLLEIASKIIELAAERNLILGKKMDTHLAELEIFKTHAGFEYTNDQEKAIAEISKDLGSHRVMDRLLSGDVGFGKTEVAMHAIFCAFLNGFQSALVVPTTLLAHQHFETLRARFENFGVKVARLDRYVSEKNKLLKAVESGLIDVLVGTHAILGTKFKNLGLMVVDEEHKFGVKQKEALKELSKSVHFLSMSATPIPRTLNMALSQIKGISSLKTPPTDRKPSRTFLKEKNDELLKEIIHRELRRNGQIFYIHNHIASISKVKKELENLIPKLKIAILHSQINANESEEIMLEFAKGNYQVLLCTSIVESGIHLPNANTIIIDNAQNFGLADLHQLRGRVGRGKKEGFCYFLIEDQKSLNDQALKRLLALEKNSYLGSGESIAYHDLEIRGGGNLLGQDQSGHIKNIGYSLYTRMLEDAIYELSGGKKRLEKSVEIQLSVSAFLNPELIASDSLRLDLYRRLSLCENVDEVGQIHEEIEDRFGKIDALSEQFLQIITLKILANELGILKLSNFNQNITIAYSDETKGSLKAPSKDDNDILETLLKHLRAQISLKRRKNASF; the protein is encoded by the coding sequence GTGATCCAATCTATCCTTTATAGAGCCTTAAATAAAGGCTTTGATTGTCAAATACTCGCTTGTAAGGATTTTAAAGAGTCTGAGCTTGCTAAAGAAGTGATAAGCTATGTTAAGCCACATATTAAAGCCATTCTTTTCCCAGAATTTAGGGCTAAAAAAAATGACGATTTGCGTTCGTTTTTTGAAGAATTTTTACAGCTTTTAGGGGCTTTAAGGGAGTTTTATCAAGCCTTAGAAAAAAAGCAAGAGGCTATTATCATTGCCCCTATTAGCGCGTTATTGCACCCTTTACCTAAAAAAGAACTTTTAGAGAGCTTTAAAATCACTCTTTTAGAAAAATACGACCTTAAGGAGTTAAAAGACAAGCTCTTTTATTATGGTTATGAGATTTTAGATTTAGTGGAAGTGGAAGGGGAGGCGAGCTTTAGGGGGGATATTGTAGATATTTATGCACCTAATTCTAAGGCGTATCGCTTGAGTTTTTTTGACACAGAGTGCGAGAGCATTAAGGAATTTGACCCACTCACTCAAATGAGTCTTAAAGAGGATTTATTAGAAATTGAAATAACCCCCACGCTTTTTAGTTTGGACGAACAATCTTATAAAAATTTACAAACAAAAGTAGAACAAAGCCCCCTAAATAGCTTCTCTAAAGATTTAGCTAGTTTTGGTTTGTGGTTTTTAGACGAAAAAGCGCAAGACTTGTTAAGCGTTTATCCAAGCATTATAAGCCCCAAGGCTTTAGAAGAAATTCAAGAATTAGCGAGCTTAAACGAATTGGATTTACAGCGTTTCAAATCTTTAAAAATCTTAGAAACCCCCCAAGGCTATGAAGATTTAGAAATCCATGCACGCACGATAGAAAGCTTTATTGCTTTACACTCACACCATAAAATCACGCTTCTAGCCCCTAATAAAACGATTTTAGACAATGTCTTAGGTACACTTGATACAAGCCACATTCAATGCGTTATCGCCCCCTTTGTGTTAAATTTTAAAACCCCTGATAAAATTTTTATCTCGCTCAATTCTTTTGAAAGGAAGAAAAAACACAAAAAATCCAAGCTCGCTTTGAATGAATTGAATGCGGGCGAGTGGGTGGTACATGATGATTATGGGGTGGGTGTGTTTTCTCAATTAATCCAGCACAGCGTTTTAGGGAGCAAGAGAGATTTTTTAGAGATCGCTTATTTGGGCGAAGACAAACTGCTACTACCGGTAGAAAATTTGCATCTAATCGCTCGCTATGTGGCGCAAAGCGACAGCGTACCTACTAAAGACAGGCTAGGGAAAGGGAGTTTTCTCAAACTTAAAGCTAAAGTAAGAACCAAACTTTTAGAAATTGCAAGTAAGATTATTGAATTAGCGGCTGAACGCAATTTAATCTTAGGTAAAAAGATGGACACGCATTTAGCGGAGTTGGAAATCTTTAAAACGCATGCGGGTTTTGAATACACTAACGATCAAGAAAAAGCCATCGCTGAAATCTCAAAGGATTTAGGCTCTCATAGAGTGATGGACAGGTTATTGAGCGGTGATGTGGGCTTTGGGAAAACGGAAGTAGCGATGCATGCCATTTTTTGCGCGTTTTTAAACGGCTTTCAAAGTGCGTTAGTTGTGCCTACTACCTTACTAGCCCACCAGCACTTTGAGACTTTAAGGGCGCGTTTTGAAAATTTTGGCGTTAAAGTGGCTCGTTTGGATAGGTATGTGAGCGAAAAAAACAAGCTTTTAAAGGCGGTAGAATCAGGGTTAATTGATGTGCTTGTAGGCACGCATGCGATTTTAGGCACGAAATTTAAAAACTTGGGTTTAATGGTGGTGGATGAAGAGCATAAATTTGGCGTGAAACAAAAAGAAGCTTTAAAAGAATTGAGTAAAAGCGTGCATTTTTTAAGCATGTCCGCCACGCCTATCCCACGCACTTTAAACATGGCGCTCTCTCAAATTAAAGGCATTAGCTCTTTAAAAACCCCACCTACAGACAGAAAGCCTAGCCGCACTTTTTTGAAAGAAAAGAATGATGAATTATTAAAAGAGATTATCCATAGAGAATTGCGCCGTAATGGGCAAATTTTTTATATCCATAACCATATTGCTAGTATTTCCAAAGTCAAAAAAGAGCTAGAAAATTTAATCCCTAAACTCAAAATCGCTATTTTGCATTCCCAAATTAACGCTAATGAAAGCGAAGAAATCATGTTAGAGTTTGCTAAAGGGAACTATCAGGTTTTATTATGCACTTCTATTGTGGAATCCGGCATTCATTTGCCTAACGCTAACACGATTATTATTGATAATGCACAGAATTTTGGGTTGGCTGATTTGCACCAATTGAGAGGGCGTGTGGGGAGAGGCAAGAAAGAAGGTTTTTGCTATTTTCTTATAGAAGATCAAAAGAGTTTGAACGATCAAGCTTTAAAACGCTTGCTCGCTTTAGAAAAAAATTCGTATTTAGGTAGTGGGGAGAGTATCGCTTATCATGATTTAGAAATTAGGGGGGGTGGGAATTTGCTTGGACAAGATCAAAGCGGGCATATTAAAAATATCGGTTATTCGCTTTATACACGCATGCTTGAAGATGCGATTTATGAATTGAGTGGGGGGAAAAAAAGGCTTGAAAAAAGCGTAGAAATCCAATTGAGCGTGAGCGCTTTTTTAAACCCTGAACTCATCGCAAGCGATAGTTTGAGGTTGGATTTGTACCGCCGTTTGAGTTTGTGTGAAAATGTGGATGAGGTGGGGCAAATCCATGAAGAAATAGAAGACAGGTTTGGCAAAATAGACGCTTTGAGCGAGCAATTTTTACAAATCATTACGCTTAAAATTTTGGCTAATGAGCTTGGCATCCTCAAACTTTCTAATTTCAATCAAAATATCACCATCGCTTATAGCGATGAAACTAAAGGGAGTCTAAAAGCCCCAAGCAAAGACGATAACGATATTTTAGAAACCCTTTTGAAACATTTACGCGCTCAAATTTCTTTAAAACGGCGTAAAAACGCTTCATTTTAA
- a CDS encoding DUF6394 family protein, whose translation MDWGRVVHVLFSLISLTTIAGFLYEPNIAVLFVALALNLISVTLKIGVSKRFASELLASSLATVLHLIPAFVFLQILNNLVTAYMLMIGALISNTFSLIFLLIESVVTSETD comes from the coding sequence ATGGATTGGGGTCGAGTCGTTCATGTGTTGTTCAGTCTTATTTCTTTAACGACCATTGCAGGGTTTTTGTATGAACCTAATATTGCGGTGCTGTTTGTAGCGCTCGCTTTAAACCTTATTTCCGTTACGCTTAAAATTGGGGTGAGCAAGCGTTTCGCTTCAGAATTATTGGCCAGCTCTTTAGCCACTGTGTTGCACCTCATACCGGCATTTGTTTTTTTACAGATTTTAAATAATTTGGTTACAGCTTACATGCTCATGATTGGGGCGTTGATTAGTAACACTTTTAGTTTGATCTTTTTATTGATTGAAAGCGTTGTAACGAGTGAAACAGACTAA
- the lptE gene encoding LPS assembly lipoprotein LptE has product MIFRALFFFIVLFLLKGCGYKPIATYAQNALGNSVYVQLIVNMPNPENSVEFKDLMNRLVVQRFQNRLASEKDADSIIIIEITNVTDTSITQNKEGFTTFYRATVFVNYTYDNKKGVRKTFQNSGYYNYAVNLQDPLNTYNNRYYAINQAVEQTLTKFVAQIAYEGKFNNEK; this is encoded by the coding sequence ATGATTTTTAGGGCTTTATTTTTCTTTATTGTGTTGTTTTTGTTAAAGGGCTGTGGGTATAAGCCCATCGCTACTTACGCCCAAAACGCGCTTGGCAATAGCGTGTATGTGCAGCTTATTGTGAATATGCCTAACCCTGAAAACTCTGTGGAATTTAAAGACTTGATGAATCGTTTAGTCGTGCAACGCTTCCAAAACCGCCTGGCGAGTGAAAAGGATGCAGATTCCATTATTATCATAGAGATCACGAATGTGACCGATACGAGCATCACGCAAAATAAAGAAGGCTTTACGACTTTCTATCGCGCGACTGTGTTTGTGAATTACACTTATGATAATAAAAAAGGCGTCAGAAAGACTTTTCAAAATAGCGGATATTACAACTATGCTGTGAATTTGCAAGACCCCCTAAACACCTACAACAACCGCTATTATGCGATCAATCAGGCTGTGGAGCAAACTTTGACTAAATTTGTAGCGCAAATCGCTTATGAAGGGAAATTCAATAATGAAAAATAG
- a CDS encoding bactofilin family protein, with amino-acid sequence MAIFDNNHKSVNAKTGPATIIAQGTKIKGELYLECHLHIDGELEGVVHSKGTVVIGQTGLMVGEIFANKLVVNGKFNGVVEAEVVEIMPSGLLEGKVFSQELVVERKGILIGETRPKNLQGSALLTNKQEKKIKS; translated from the coding sequence ATGGCAATCTTTGATAACAATCATAAATCGGTTAATGCAAAAACGGGACCAGCGACCATCATCGCTCAAGGCACAAAAATAAAAGGTGAGCTTTATCTTGAATGCCATTTGCACATAGATGGTGAATTGGAAGGGGTGGTGCATTCTAAAGGCACGGTGGTGATTGGGCAAACCGGCTTGATGGTGGGTGAGATTTTTGCCAATAAATTGGTGGTGAATGGCAAGTTTAATGGGGTGGTGGAAGCGGAAGTGGTAGAAATCATGCCTTCAGGTCTCCTTGAGGGTAAAGTTTTTAGCCAAGAACTTGTGGTGGAAAGGAAAGGGATTTTGATTGGGGAGACTCGCCCTAAAAACCTGCAGGGAAGTGCACTGCTTACCAATAAGCAAGAAAAGAAAATCAAAAGCTAG
- the csd2 gene encoding M23B family cell shape-determining DD-metalloendopeptidase Csd2, producing the protein MPQNQLVITIIDESGSKQLKFSKNLKRNLIIAIAFLLLIVGFGVGFLKFLIAKMDTMTSERNAVLRDFRDLYQKNYALAKEIKNKREEIFIVGQKIRGLESLIEVKRGANGGVHLYDEVDLENLNLAQKHLALMLIPNGMPLKTYSAIKPTKERNHPIKKIKGIESGLDFIVPLNTPVYASADGIVDFVKTNSNVGYGNLVRIEHAFGFSSIYTHLDHVNVQPKSFIQKGQLIGYSGKSGNSGGEKLHYEVRFLGKILDAQKFLTWNLEHFQSALEENKFIEWKNLFWVLEDIIQLQEHVDRDALVSR; encoded by the coding sequence ATGCCGCAAAACCAACTCGTGATCACCATCATTGATGAATCAGGCTCTAAACAACTCAAATTCTCTAAAAATTTAAAACGCAACCTCATCATTGCTATTGCGTTTCTTTTATTGATTGTGGGGTTTGGCGTGGGTTTTTTAAAATTTTTGATCGCCAAAATGGATACGATGACAAGCGAAAGGAATGCGGTTTTAAGGGATTTTAGGGATTTGTATCAAAAAAATTACGCCCTAGCAAAAGAGATCAAAAACAAACGAGAAGAAATTTTTATCGTGGGGCAAAAGATTCGGGGACTAGAATCCTTAATTGAAGTCAAAAGAGGGGCTAATGGGGGGGTGCACCTCTATGATGAAGTGGATTTAGAAAATTTGAATCTGGCTCAAAAACATTTAGCACTCATGCTCATTCCTAATGGCATGCCCTTGAAAACTTATAGCGCGATTAAGCCCACCAAAGAAAGGAACCACCCCATTAAAAAGATCAAAGGTATTGAATCTGGGCTTGATTTCATTGTGCCATTAAACACGCCTGTTTATGCGAGTGCTGATGGGATTGTGGATTTTGTGAAGACTAATTCTAATGTGGGGTATGGGAACTTGGTACGCATTGAGCATGCGTTTGGTTTTAGCTCCATTTACACGCACCTAGATCATGTCAATGTGCAACCTAAAAGCTTTATCCAAAAAGGGCAGTTGATTGGGTATAGCGGGAAGAGCGGGAATAGCGGTGGCGAAAAGTTGCATTATGAAGTGCGGTTTTTGGGTAAAATTTTAGACGCACAAAAATTTCTGACATGGAATTTGGAACATTTTCAAAGCGCTTTAGAAGAAAATAAATTTATTGAATGGAAGAATTTGTTTTGGGTTTTAGAAGATATTATCCAGCTCCAAGAGCATGTGGATAGAGACGCGTTAGTAAGCCGGTAA
- the csd1 gene encoding peptidoglycan DD-metalloendopeptidase Csd1: MFLDRRLIVMVTDSKGSRYINVHILFRQIGLYALLSVVGSLLFLGISLLVLNKEIKNIDQQHALITKEFEKKKETNEKLSLQMDEFLDDLQLSGERINDLEEVVGVNKPEEKEEGDLSSRLDVAGITGLQKSFIMRLIPNDYPLESYRRVSANFSKRIHPILHVLHNHTGLDLSTAINTPVYASASGVVGLANKGWNGGYGNLIKIFHPFGFKTYYAHLNKIAVKTGEFVKKGQLIGYSGNTGMSTGPHLHYEVRFLNQPINPMSFTKWNMKDFEEVFNKERSIRWQSLITIINRLMQKRDQRPSSLKAQK, from the coding sequence GTGTTTTTAGACAGGCGTTTGATTGTGATGGTTACGGACTCTAAAGGGAGTCGTTATATCAATGTGCATATACTATTCCGTCAAATTGGCTTGTATGCACTTTTGAGCGTTGTGGGTTCTTTGTTGTTTTTGGGTATTTCGTTATTGGTTTTGAATAAAGAAATTAAAAATATTGACCAACAGCATGCCCTAATCACTAAAGAATTTGAGAAAAAAAAAGAGACTAACGAAAAGCTTTCTTTGCAAATGGATGAATTTTTAGATGATCTGCAACTTTCAGGGGAGCGCATCAACGATTTAGAAGAAGTGGTGGGGGTGAATAAACCTGAAGAAAAAGAAGAGGGGGATTTATCAAGCCGCTTGGATGTCGCTGGGATTACCGGACTTCAAAAAAGCTTTATCATGCGCCTTATCCCTAATGACTACCCACTAGAATCGTATCGGCGTGTTTCAGCGAATTTTAGTAAAAGGATCCACCCTATTTTGCATGTGTTGCATAACCATACTGGGCTTGATTTAAGCACCGCTATTAACACCCCTGTGTATGCGAGCGCAAGTGGGGTAGTGGGATTAGCCAATAAGGGGTGGAATGGGGGGTATGGGAATTTGATTAAAATATTCCATCCTTTTGGTTTCAAAACCTACTACGCCCATTTGAATAAAATCGCTGTTAAAACAGGCGAATTTGTCAAAAAAGGGCAGTTGATTGGGTATAGTGGTAATACAGGAATGAGCACAGGACCGCATTTGCATTATGAAGTGCGGTTTTTGAATCAGCCCATAAACCCTATGAGTTTCACCAAATGGAACATGAAAGATTTTGAAGAAGTTTTCAATAAAGAAAGGAGCATCAGATGGCAATCTTTGATAACAATCATAAATCGGTTAATGCAAAAACGGGACCAGCGACCATCATCGCTCAAGGCACAAAAATAA
- the secF gene encoding protein translocase subunit SecF: MELFKQTRILSFMRYSNYGAILSAILVLLALGLLFFKGFSLGIDFAGGSLVQVRYPQNAPIKEVRALFEKETRFKGVQVSEFGSKEEILIKFPFVETAQNEDLNAIVANILKPSGDFEIRKFDTVGPRVGSELKEKGILSLILALIAIMVYVSFRYEWRFALASVVALVHDVILVASSVILFKIDMNLEVIAALLTLIGYSINDTIIIFDRIREEMLSQKSKNAAQAIDEAISSTLTRTLLTSLTVFFVVLILCVFGSKIIIGFSLPMLIGTIVGTYSSIFIAPKVALLLGFDMYKYYENEARKVKKAQEKEKMRRLYESGLV; encoded by the coding sequence ATGGAATTATTCAAACAAACTAGAATTTTAAGCTTCATGCGTTATTCCAATTATGGGGCGATTCTTTCAGCGATTTTGGTGCTTCTAGCGTTAGGGCTTTTGTTTTTTAAAGGGTTTTCTTTGGGGATTGATTTTGCTGGGGGGAGTTTGGTGCAGGTGCGTTATCCACAAAACGCTCCCATTAAAGAAGTGCGCGCTCTTTTTGAAAAAGAAACCCGTTTTAAGGGTGTTCAGGTGAGTGAGTTTGGCTCTAAAGAAGAGATTTTAATCAAATTCCCTTTTGTAGAAACAGCCCAAAACGAAGATTTGAACGCTATCGTCGCCAACATTCTAAAGCCCAGTGGCGATTTTGAAATCCGTAAATTTGACACCGTGGGTCCTAGAGTGGGGAGCGAGTTGAAAGAAAAGGGCATTTTATCGCTGATTTTAGCCTTAATAGCGATCATGGTTTATGTGAGTTTCCGCTATGAATGGCGTTTCGCTTTAGCGAGCGTTGTTGCACTTGTGCATGATGTGATTTTAGTGGCAAGCTCAGTAATCCTTTTTAAAATTGATATGAATTTAGAAGTGATTGCGGCTTTGCTCACTTTGATTGGGTATTCTATTAACGATACGATCATAATCTTTGACAGGATTAGAGAAGAGATGTTGTCTCAAAAATCTAAAAACGCCGCTCAAGCCATTGATGAAGCCATTTCTAGCACGCTCACGCGCACGCTTTTAACTTCTTTAACCGTGTTTTTTGTGGTGTTGATTTTATGTGTGTTTGGGAGTAAGATCATCATTGGTTTTTCATTGCCCATGTTAATAGGCACGATTGTAGGGACTTATAGCTCTATTTTCATTGCCCCTAAAGTGGCGTTGTTGTTAGGTTTTGATATGTATAAATATTATGAGAATGAGGCTAGAAAAGTCAAAAAAGCTCAAGAAAAAGAAAAAATGCGCCGTTTGTATGAAAGCGGTCTAGTTTAA
- a CDS encoding bifunctional folylpolyglutamate synthase/dihydrofolate synthase encodes MKNSPLKGLKAFLETKPKEYHKFDPSRFIQIYKDFRNAFFEIQAKAIHIVGTNGKGSTGRFLTLLLADRGFKVLHFTSPHVFEFRERFYLNGSIVNESALENAHQQLQLHAFSNACSYFEYATLLAVMLAKDCDYLVLEAGLGGEFDSTNALEKTLSVFTPIDYDHKEFLGDSLESIATTKLKAMSTLNIVALQQELVLNIAQKIAKDKQAQLIVVQNEISQEVKDYIERYHLAHFLAMNLEVALKAFETLMPCNKQEVLQHLKPLDLIGRCELLSPNILIDVGHNPHSAKALKEEIKRVFNTKIILIYNCYQDKDAFGVLEILKPVIKKVLILELNKERVIQLETLQGILENLGLEYALFEDVKENENYLVYGSFLVVNAFYERYQKKRD; translated from the coding sequence ATGAAAAATAGCCCTTTGAAAGGATTGAAGGCGTTTTTAGAAACAAAGCCTAAAGAATACCATAAATTTGACCCTAGCCGTTTCATTCAAATTTACAAGGATTTTAGAAACGCTTTTTTTGAGATTCAAGCAAAAGCCATTCACATTGTAGGGACGAATGGTAAGGGTAGCACAGGGCGGTTTTTAACCCTTTTATTAGCCGATCGAGGGTTTAAGGTGTTGCACTTCACTTCACCGCATGTTTTTGAATTTAGAGAACGCTTTTATTTGAATGGTTCTATCGTTAATGAAAGCGCTTTAGAAAACGCCCACCAGCAATTGCAACTGCACGCTTTCAGTAACGCTTGTTCGTATTTTGAATACGCTACCTTACTGGCTGTCATGTTGGCTAAAGATTGCGATTATCTAGTTTTAGAAGCAGGGCTTGGGGGGGAGTTTGACAGCACAAACGCTTTAGAAAAAACGCTGAGTGTTTTCACCCCCATTGACTATGATCATAAGGAATTTTTAGGAGATAGTTTAGAAAGCATTGCAACCACCAAATTAAAGGCGATGAGCACTCTTAATATTGTCGCTTTGCAACAAGAACTAGTTTTAAATATAGCTCAAAAAATAGCCAAAGACAAACAAGCCCAATTAATTGTAGTTCAAAATGAGATCTCACAAGAAGTGAAAGACTATATTGAACGCTACCATTTAGCCCATTTTTTAGCGATGAATTTAGAAGTGGCTTTGAAGGCGTTTGAAACGCTTATGCCATGCAATAAACAAGAAGTTTTACAACATTTAAAGCCTTTGGATTTAATCGGTCGTTGCGAGCTTTTAAGCCCTAATATTTTAATAGATGTGGGGCATAATCCCCATAGTGCGAAAGCCTTAAAAGAAGAAATCAAGCGTGTTTTTAACACTAAAATCATTTTAATTTATAATTGCTATCAAGATAAAGACGCTTTTGGGGTGCTAGAAATTTTAAAACCGGTAATTAAAAAGGTTTTGATTTTAGAATTAAACAAAGAAAGGGTGATTCAATTAGAAACGCTTCAAGGGATTTTAGAAAATTTAGGGTTAGAATACGCTTTGTTTGAAGATGTGAAAGAAAACGAAAATTATTTGGTGTATGGCTCATTTTTAGTGGTCAATGCTTTTTATGAACGCTATCAAAAGAAGAGGGATTGA